The proteins below come from a single Streptomyces spongiicola genomic window:
- a CDS encoding 2-oxo acid dehydrogenase subunit E2 — protein MTQVLEFRLPDLGEGLTEAEIVRWMVDVGDVVAVDQPVVEVETAKAMVEVPCPYAGVVTARFGAEGAELPVGAPLLTVAVGAREPGSAEGAGTAGDPVSAASQEEETSGNVLVGYGTGARAARRRRVRPASPTGRDRPDRPGYGTGGDSPAASGPGPVASAAGPAPGETPGPAPEPGRRAAPGAPGGTPGPSSTAREPVWDSAVESPAPDAPRGIPALGDAVLGTARSAHEGPVAVISPLVRRLARDSGVDLRKLRGSGPHGLILRVDVEHAVRVGAGATEQRVPTQPPQPTQPQEPTQPPQPSAPLTASGPVSAPDSATGTVPVSAPRPVAAPATGERIPLRGVRGAVADKLSRSRREIPDATCWVDADATELMAARTAMNAAGGPKISLLALLARICTAALARYPELNSTVDPEAWEIVRIPEVRLGFAVQTDRGLVVPVVRDAGNRTAESLTEEFARLTGKARQGTLTPADLTGGTFTLNNYGVFGVDGSTPIINHPEAAMLGVGRIVPKPWVHEGQLAVRQVVQLSLTFDHRVCDGGTAGGFLRYVADCVEQPAVLLRTL, from the coding sequence ATGACCCAGGTGCTCGAATTCAGGCTGCCGGATCTCGGCGAGGGCCTGACCGAAGCGGAGATCGTCCGCTGGATGGTGGACGTCGGCGACGTCGTCGCGGTCGACCAGCCGGTCGTCGAGGTCGAGACGGCCAAGGCGATGGTCGAGGTGCCCTGCCCGTACGCGGGCGTGGTCACGGCGCGCTTCGGTGCGGAAGGGGCGGAGCTCCCCGTCGGCGCTCCCCTGCTCACCGTCGCGGTGGGCGCCAGGGAACCCGGCTCCGCGGAGGGTGCGGGTACAGCCGGGGACCCGGTTTCCGCCGCGAGCCAGGAGGAGGAGACCTCCGGCAATGTCCTCGTGGGCTACGGGACGGGTGCTCGGGCGGCCCGCCGCCGACGGGTCCGCCCCGCGTCGCCGACGGGCCGGGACCGCCCGGACCGCCCGGGGTACGGGACCGGTGGCGACTCCCCTGCCGCGAGCGGTCCGGGGCCCGTCGCCTCCGCCGCCGGACCGGCGCCCGGGGAGACGCCCGGTCCGGCGCCCGAACCGGGGCGCAGGGCGGCGCCCGGGGCGCCCGGGGGGACGCCCGGTCCGTCCTCCACGGCGCGTGAACCGGTGTGGGACAGTGCCGTGGAGAGCCCGGCGCCCGACGCGCCGCGCGGCATCCCCGCGTTGGGGGACGCCGTCCTCGGCACCGCCCGGTCCGCCCACGAGGGTCCGGTCGCGGTCATCTCGCCCCTGGTGCGGCGCCTGGCCCGGGACAGCGGGGTCGATCTGCGGAAGCTGCGGGGATCCGGGCCGCACGGGCTGATCCTCCGCGTAGACGTGGAGCACGCCGTACGGGTCGGGGCCGGCGCGACCGAGCAGCGTGTCCCGACTCAGCCGCCCCAGCCGACTCAGCCGCAAGAGCCGACTCAGCCGCCCCAGCCGTCGGCTCCGCTCACCGCTTCCGGACCCGTGTCGGCCCCGGACTCCGCTACCGGAACCGTGCCGGTCTCCGCTCCCCGACCTGTGGCGGCCCCGGCCACCGGTGAGCGGATCCCGCTGCGCGGGGTGCGCGGCGCAGTCGCGGACAAGCTGTCCCGCAGCCGCCGTGAGATCCCGGACGCGACCTGCTGGGTCGACGCGGACGCCACCGAACTCATGGCGGCCCGCACGGCCATGAACGCGGCCGGCGGCCCGAAGATCTCGCTGCTCGCCCTGCTGGCGCGCATCTGCACGGCGGCACTCGCCCGCTATCCCGAACTCAACTCCACGGTGGACCCGGAAGCCTGGGAGATCGTGCGGATACCCGAGGTCCGCCTCGGCTTCGCGGTCCAGACCGACCGGGGCCTGGTCGTCCCCGTCGTCCGCGACGCCGGGAACCGCACGGCCGAGTCGCTCACCGAGGAGTTCGCGCGGCTCACCGGCAAGGCCCGCCAGGGCACGCTCACCCCGGCGGACCTCACCGGGGGCACGTTCACACTCAACAACTACGGGGTGTTCGGGGTCGACGGCTCCACACCGATCATCAACCATCCGGAGGCGGCCATGCTCGGCGTCGGCCGCATCGTGCCCAAGCCCTGGGTGCACGAGGGGCAGCTCGCCGTCCGCCAGGTCGTCCAGCTCTCGCTCACCTTCGACCACCGGGTGTGCGACGGCGGTACGGCCGGCGGCTTCCTGAGGTATGTGGCGGACTGCGTGGAGCAGCCCGCGGTACTGCTGCGCACCCTGTGA
- a CDS encoding molybdenum cofactor guanylyltransferase: MTADAETEYDVIVLAGGGARRLGGADKPGVTVGGRTLLDRVLTASRGAHRTIVVGGRRRTARPVTWTCEIPPGGGPLAALHAGLRQSRASTVVVLSADLPFLDGTAVRRLLTALDSGGREGVLLVDSDGRDQPLVAAYRAEPLRHGLALVAAEHGGLSGLPLRLLTGELDLDRVAAEPLAAFDCDTWEAVVTARARIREHGNVLDEWIASVKDELGIDLEVDTGLLLDLARDAAHGVARPAAPLTTFLVGYAAARAGGDAQAVAEAAGRAAALAERWAAEAAEAAGAAGAAGAAGAAEAAGAAGAAEAAEAAEAAGGASGDREAGRHGPARSDEAGSR, from the coding sequence GTGACTGCCGATGCCGAAACGGAATACGACGTCATCGTGCTCGCCGGAGGTGGCGCCAGGCGCCTTGGCGGGGCGGACAAGCCAGGGGTGACCGTCGGGGGCCGAACACTGCTCGACCGCGTCCTGACGGCGAGCCGGGGCGCCCACCGCACGATCGTGGTCGGCGGGCGCCGCCGCACCGCGCGGCCGGTGACCTGGACGTGTGAGATCCCGCCGGGCGGCGGGCCGCTCGCCGCGCTCCACGCGGGGCTCCGCCAGTCCCGCGCGTCCACCGTCGTCGTGCTCTCCGCGGATCTCCCCTTCCTTGACGGCACGGCCGTACGACGGCTGCTCACAGCCCTGGACTCCGGCGGGCGGGAGGGTGTGCTCCTCGTCGATTCCGACGGACGGGACCAGCCGCTCGTCGCGGCGTACCGCGCGGAGCCGCTCCGGCACGGACTGGCACTGGTCGCAGCCGAGCACGGCGGTCTCTCCGGGCTGCCGCTGCGGCTGCTGACCGGCGAGCTCGACCTCGACCGGGTGGCCGCCGAACCGCTCGCCGCGTTCGACTGCGACACCTGGGAGGCCGTTGTCACGGCCCGGGCCAGGATCAGGGAGCATGGGAATGTGCTGGATGAATGGATTGCCTCGGTGAAGGACGAACTCGGCATCGACCTCGAGGTGGACACGGGTCTGCTGCTCGACCTCGCCCGGGACGCCGCCCACGGCGTCGCCCGGCCTGCCGCTCCGCTGACCACCTTCCTCGTCGGCTACGCGGCGGCCAGGGCGGGCGGGGACGCCCAGGCGGTCGCCGAGGCCGCCGGCAGGGCGGCGGCCCTCGCGGAACGCTGGGCTGCCGAGGCTGCCGAGGCTGCCGGGGCCGCCGGGGCCGCCGGGGCCGCCGGGGCTGCTGAGGCTGCCGGGGCCGCCGGGGCTGCTGAGGCTGCTGAGGCTGCCGAGGCAGCGGGCGGCGCGTCGGGTGACCGCGAGGCCGGCCGGCACGGTCCGGCCCGGAGTGACGAGGCCGGCAGCCGATGA
- a CDS encoding molybdopterin molybdotransferase MoeA, whose product MTAQDHDLGAAAPGQGATEEPAADPVPHGRSADRTRTPVADGDDGVEDALALVGTRPGSSHRNHGAPAPGQGTPAGRHHGMPWEEARALASRAGRAGVLRTRRDPLPASLGRVLATPLIALVDLPSFDTSAMDGWAVAGPGPWTVASAGSGILAGHGGAETLVDGTAVRIATGARIPPGATAVIRSERARADRTGRVHALGRVMHGQDIRPRGQECRSGDQLLPAGTLVTPAALGLAAAAGCDELLTVVRPKVEVLVLGDELLTEGLPHDGLIRDALGPMIGPWLRALGAEVTGTRRFGDDADALRRAVTESDADLVITTGGTAAGPVDHVHPMLDKVGAELLVDGVAVRPGHPMLMAGLAGGGHLVGLPGNPLAAVSGLLTLAEPLLRQRSGQATPAPYRASLRDEVHGHPQDTRLVPVVHRGDQVVPLHYSGPAMLRGIAAAHGLAVVPPGGGRPGDELEILDLPWPPSSEGCFT is encoded by the coding sequence ATGACCGCGCAGGACCACGATCTCGGCGCTGCCGCCCCGGGGCAGGGCGCCACGGAGGAGCCGGCGGCGGATCCCGTGCCCCACGGCAGGTCAGCCGACCGCACCCGCACCCCGGTGGCGGACGGCGACGACGGCGTCGAGGACGCCCTGGCGCTGGTGGGGACGCGGCCGGGGTCCTCGCACCGGAACCACGGCGCCCCCGCACCCGGCCAGGGCACTCCGGCCGGACGGCACCACGGCATGCCATGGGAGGAGGCCCGCGCCCTGGCGTCGCGCGCCGGACGCGCCGGTGTACTGCGCACCCGCCGCGACCCCCTTCCCGCCTCCCTCGGCCGGGTGCTCGCCACTCCGCTCATCGCGCTCGTCGACCTGCCGTCGTTCGACACCTCCGCCATGGACGGCTGGGCGGTCGCGGGCCCCGGGCCGTGGACGGTGGCGTCCGCTGGGAGCGGCATCCTCGCCGGGCACGGCGGGGCGGAGACCCTCGTGGACGGCACTGCCGTACGGATCGCGACCGGCGCCCGGATTCCGCCCGGTGCCACCGCGGTGATCCGCAGCGAGCGCGCCAGGGCCGACCGCACCGGCCGGGTGCACGCGCTGGGCCGGGTGATGCACGGTCAGGACATCAGGCCGCGTGGCCAGGAATGCCGTTCCGGCGATCAACTGCTGCCCGCCGGGACGCTGGTGACCCCCGCCGCGCTCGGTCTCGCCGCCGCCGCCGGCTGCGACGAACTGCTCACGGTGGTCCGTCCGAAGGTGGAGGTACTCGTTCTCGGCGACGAACTGCTCACCGAGGGGCTGCCCCATGACGGGCTGATCCGTGATGCCCTCGGGCCGATGATCGGTCCCTGGCTGCGGGCCCTCGGAGCCGAAGTGACCGGTACCCGCAGGTTCGGCGACGACGCCGACGCACTGCGGCGGGCCGTCACCGAATCGGATGCCGACCTCGTGATCACCACGGGCGGTACGGCCGCGGGACCGGTCGACCATGTCCACCCCATGCTCGACAAGGTGGGCGCCGAGCTGCTGGTCGACGGAGTCGCCGTACGGCCCGGGCATCCGATGCTGATGGCCGGGCTGGCCGGGGGCGGGCATCTGGTGGGACTTCCCGGCAATCCGCTCGCTGCCGTCTCCGGGCTGCTCACCCTCGCGGAACCCCTGCTGAGGCAGCGGTCCGGGCAGGCAACGCCGGCGCCGTACCGCGCGTCCCTGAGGGACGAGGTCCATGGTCATCCGCAGGACACCCGGCTGGTGCCGGTGGTCCACCGCGGCGACCAGGTCGTGCCGTTGCACTACAGCGGTCCGGCCATGCTGCGGGGCATCGCCGCCGCGCACGGCCTCGCCGTCGTGCCTCCCGGGGGAGGGCGGCCCGGCGACGAGCTGGAGATCCTCGACCTGCCCTGGCCGCCGAGTTCCGAAGGGTGTTTCACGTGA
- a CDS encoding potassium channel family protein: MARQADEQIAASRVHLPKQTVERPLRQVTKRLLLALGVLVLTVLIVWLDRGGYYDNADQKVDFLDAVYYSTVTLSTTGYGDIVPHSDTARLVNVLLVTPLRVLFLIILVGTTLEVLTERTREEWRLNRWRSTLRDHTVVIGFGTKGRSALLTLCATGLQKSQVVIVDPSSKVVEAANADGFAGVIGDATRSDVLLRAEVQRARQIIIATQRDDTAVLVALTARQLNRGAKIVAAVREEENAPLLRQSGADAVITSASAAGRLLGLSVLSPYAGTVLEDLIQQGTGLDIVERPVIKSEVGKSVRETEDLVVSVLRGHRLLGYDDPQASPLQLTDRLITIVRAVNTPPGAVRGSGVNKPE; encoded by the coding sequence ATGGCCCGGCAAGCGGACGAGCAGATCGCCGCCTCGCGGGTGCACCTGCCCAAGCAGACCGTCGAAAGACCACTGCGGCAGGTCACCAAGCGGCTGCTGCTCGCCCTGGGCGTCCTTGTGCTGACGGTCCTCATCGTCTGGCTCGACCGCGGCGGCTACTACGACAACGCCGACCAGAAGGTCGACTTCCTCGACGCCGTCTACTACTCCACGGTGACGCTCTCGACCACGGGCTACGGCGACATCGTTCCGCACAGCGACACCGCCCGCCTGGTCAATGTGCTGCTGGTGACGCCGCTGCGCGTGCTCTTCCTGATCATTCTGGTCGGTACCACTCTCGAGGTCCTCACCGAGAGGACCCGGGAGGAGTGGCGGCTGAACCGTTGGAGGTCCACCTTGCGTGACCACACTGTCGTCATCGGCTTCGGCACCAAGGGGCGCTCCGCGCTGCTGACCCTGTGTGCGACGGGCCTGCAGAAGTCGCAGGTCGTCATCGTCGACCCGAGCTCGAAGGTGGTCGAGGCGGCGAACGCGGACGGATTCGCCGGTGTCATCGGCGACGCGACGCGCAGCGACGTACTGCTCCGCGCCGAGGTCCAGCGGGCACGGCAGATCATCATCGCCACCCAGCGCGACGACACGGCGGTCCTGGTCGCGCTCACCGCACGGCAGCTCAACCGGGGCGCGAAGATCGTGGCAGCGGTCCGGGAGGAGGAGAACGCCCCGCTGCTGCGCCAGTCGGGCGCCGACGCCGTGATCACCAGCGCCAGCGCGGCGGGCCGGCTCCTCGGACTCTCGGTGCTCAGCCCGTACGCGGGCACGGTGCTGGAGGACCTGATCCAGCAGGGCACCGGACTCGATATCGTCGAGCGCCCGGTGATAAAGAGCGAGGTCGGCAAGAGCGTCAGGGAGACGGAGGACCTGGTGGTAAGCGTGCTGCGCGGGCACCGGCTACTCGGTTACGACGACCCCCAGGCCAGCCCCCTCCAGCTCACGGACCGGCTCATCACCATCGTGCGGGCGGTGAACACACCCCCGGGAGCGGTGCGGGGCAGCGGTGTCAACAAGCCGGAGTAG
- a CDS encoding NAD(P)H-quinone oxidoreductase, protein MHAITIPEPGGPEALVWAEVPDPEPGQGEVLVEVAASAVNRADILQRQGFYDPPPGASPYPGLECSGRILSVGPGVSGWREGDEVCALLSGGGYAEKVAVPAGQLLPVPRGLDPVTAAALPEVTCTVWSNVFMVARLRPAETLLVHGGASGIGTMAIQLAKAVGARVAVTAGGPQKLARCAELGADVLIDYREQDFVEELRKATDGAGADVILDIIGAKYLERNVRALAANGRLAVIGLQGGVKGELNLGMLLGKRGAVTATSLRGRPLQEKTAIVAAVREHVWPLVEAGTVKPVVDRVLPMPEAAEAHRTLESGAHVGKVLLVAPADR, encoded by the coding sequence ATGCATGCGATCACGATTCCCGAACCCGGTGGTCCCGAGGCGCTGGTCTGGGCCGAGGTGCCCGACCCCGAACCCGGCCAGGGAGAGGTTCTCGTCGAGGTTGCCGCGAGCGCGGTCAATCGCGCCGACATCCTCCAGCGGCAGGGCTTCTACGACCCCCCACCCGGTGCGTCCCCCTACCCGGGGCTCGAGTGCTCGGGCCGGATCCTGTCCGTCGGCCCGGGGGTGTCCGGATGGAGGGAGGGCGACGAGGTGTGCGCGCTGCTGTCGGGCGGCGGATACGCGGAGAAGGTGGCCGTGCCGGCCGGCCAGCTGCTGCCGGTACCCAGAGGCCTCGACCCGGTCACGGCGGCGGCCCTGCCCGAGGTCACGTGCACCGTCTGGTCCAACGTGTTCATGGTGGCCCGTCTGCGGCCCGCCGAGACGCTGCTGGTGCACGGCGGCGCCAGCGGGATCGGCACGATGGCCATCCAACTGGCCAAGGCCGTGGGCGCACGCGTCGCCGTCACCGCAGGAGGACCCCAGAAACTGGCGCGCTGCGCCGAGCTGGGAGCCGACGTCCTGATCGACTACCGCGAGCAGGACTTCGTCGAAGAGCTGCGCAAGGCGACGGACGGGGCGGGGGCCGACGTCATTCTCGACATCATCGGTGCCAAGTACCTGGAGAGGAACGTTCGTGCGCTTGCCGCCAACGGACGGCTGGCCGTGATCGGACTGCAGGGCGGCGTGAAGGGCGAGCTGAACCTCGGGATGCTGCTCGGCAAGCGGGGCGCGGTGACCGCGACGTCGCTGCGCGGACGGCCGCTGCAGGAGAAGACGGCGATCGTCGCCGCGGTGCGGGAGCATGTCTGGCCGCTCGTCGAGGCGGGCACGGTGAAGCCCGTGGTGGACCGTGTACTGCCGATGCCGGAGGCGGCGGAGGCCCATCGGACCCTCGAGTCCGGCGCCCATGTGGGCAAGGTACTGCTGGTGGCGCCTGCCGATCGCTGA